One Microplitis mediator isolate UGA2020A chromosome 3, iyMicMedi2.1, whole genome shotgun sequence DNA segment encodes these proteins:
- the LOC130664381 gene encoding uncharacterized protein LOC130664381 has translation MACASIEVPQIIKNEESVDVIESTQILANEIDSRMALYCQMQQSLRDSREMLNQIKVEYLKTDKTQSEIDFFANEIDKLNSQIRSATKQINLDFECLETHLRNVYEQLSQLNDEDDFSEPEEREPLQ, from the exons ATGGCTTGTGCAAGTATTGAAGTaccacaaataataaaaaacgaagAGAGCGTGGATGTAATTGAATCAACGCAAATTTTGGCTAATGAAATAGACTCAAGAATGGCTCTGTACTGCCAAATGCAGCAATCGTTACGTGACAGCAGAGAAATGTTgaatcaaataaaagttgagtACTTGAAAACTGATAAAACTCAAAGTGAAATAGACTTCTTCGCAAATGAAATCGATAAATTGAATTCTCAGATTCGTAGTGCGacgaaacaaataaatttggaCTTTGAATGCTTGGAAACACATCTTCGTAATGTTTATGAACAATTATCTCAACTAAATGATGAAg atgATTTCAGCGAACCTGAAGAGCGTGAGCCGTTgcaataa
- the LOC130665795 gene encoding aminoacyl tRNA synthase complex-interacting multifunctional protein 2, with amino-acid sequence MTIMYELKAIINHNTAIERSSCMYEMKNIHDDGDSSKHKCTIVSEVTDKFINITKAPLAEVKALEERQEKILAQLAELKEQVFNLCNVLNKNNSDTAVSHPKRASRTPVTADVVINVNPARPCYSLVALKKLWGDVDLRLSPYVHSSLNSKIPEGFEKNKPASNGSAINLSLIWKNVGDSELIASGFKSQPIVGEANILRYLVRLFDNESYEKSDSVVETLKIDRVLDLSYLLTHQDLPKYRQTTLNLLDKLLGTEKWFGGKRFFNVADVAAWSAIKRFTSDKLPSNLSTWYRNCENTFL; translated from the exons atgacgatAATGTATGAATTAAAAGcaataataaatcataatacAGCAATTGAAAGATCCTCATGTATGTACGAGATGAAAAATATTCATGACGATGGCGACTCGTCGAAACATAAGTGCACAATTGTCTCAGAGGttactgataaatttattaacattactaag gccCCATTGGCTGAAGTTAAGGCATTAGAAGAAAGACAGGAAAAAATTCTAGCGCAATTAGCTGAGCTTAAGGAgcaagtttttaatttatgtaatgttcttaataaaaataattctgacACTGCAGTATCACATCCAAAGCGAGCGAGTcgg acACCGGTGACAGCTGACGTGGTGATAAATGTCAATCCAGCGAGACCTTGTTATTCACTGGTGgcattaaaaaagttatgggGTGATGTTGATTTACGACTGTCACCTTACGTTCATTCCagtttgaattcaaaaattcctgaggggtttgaaaaaaataaaccggCTTCCAATGGCAGCGCGATTAATTTATCACTGATCTGGAAAAACG TGGGAGATAGTGAATTGATCGCCTCTGGTTTCAAGAGTCAGCCTATTGTAGGGGAGGCAAATATTTTACGGTACTTAGTTCGTTTATTTGATAATGAGAGCTACGAAAAGTCTGACTCTGTTGTAGAGACGCTCAAAATTGACAGAGTTCTTGATCTGTCTTATTTATTAACGCATCAAGACTTGCCGAAATACAGGCAGACAACTTTGAACCTccttgataaattattaggaACTGAAAAATGGTTTGGCggcaaaagattttttaatgttgCTGATGTTGCTGCTTGGTCTGCTATCAAACGATTCACTTCAGATAAATTACCTTCCAATCTCAGTACTTGGTACAGAAACTGTGAGAATACattcttataa